The DNA window CGTGTCGGCGTCGGCCACCAGGGCGGCCGGGGTCCCCTCGAAGACGACCTCGCCGCCGGCGTGGCCGCCGCCCGGACCGATGTCGATCAGCCAGTCGGCGTGCGCCATCACCGCCTGGTGGTGCTCGATGACGATCACCGAGTTCCCGTTGTCGACGAGCCGGTCCAGCAGGGCGAGGAGCTTGTCCACATCGGCCATGTGCAGCCCGGTCGTCGGCTCGTCGAGGATGTAGACCGAGGACTTCTCCGCCATGTTGACGGCCAGCTTGACCCGCTGCCGCTCGCCGCCCGACAGGGTGTTGAGCGGCTGGCCGAGCCGCAGGTAGCCCAGCCCCACGTCGACGAGCCGGCCCAGGATCGTCCGCGCCTGCCCGGTGGTGAAGAACTCGTGCGCCTCCGCCACCGGCATGTCCAGCACCTCGCTGATGTTCTTGCCGCGCAGGGTGTAGGTGAGCACCTCCGGCGTGAACCGGCGCCCCTCGCACTCCTCGCAGACCGAGGCCACCCCGGCCATCATCGCCAGGTCGGTGTAGACCAGCCCCAGGCCGTTGCACTTGGGGCAGGCGCCCTCAGAATTGGCGCTGAACAGGGCCGCCTTGACCCCGTTCGCCTTGGCGAAGGCCGTCCGGACGGGGTTCAGCAGCCCCGTGTACGTCGCCGGGTTCGACCGGCGCGAGCCACGGATCGGCGACTGGTCGGCCACCACCACCCCGTCCCGCCCGGCGAGGTACCCGTGGATCAGCGAACTCTTCCCGGAACCGGCCACCCCGGTCACCACCGCCAGCACCCCCAGCGGCACCTCCACGCTGACGTCCTTCAGGTTGTGCAGGCCGGCGCCCTTGACCGACAGGTGGCCGCGCGGGGTGCGCACCCGCTCCCGCAGCCGCGCCCGGTGCCCGAGGTGGCGCCCGGTCAGGGTCCCGGAGGCGCGCAGCCCGGCCACGTCCCCGCTGTAGCAGAGCTGCCCGCCCGCCGTGCCCGCGCCCGGGCCCAGGTCCACGACGTGGTCGGCGATGGCGATGACCTCGGGCTTGTGCTCGACGACGAGCACGGTGTTGCCCTTGTCGCGCAGCCGCAGCAGCAGGTCGTTCATGCGCCGGATGTCGTGCGGGTGCAGACCGGTGGTCGGCTCGTCGAAGACGTACGTGATGTCGGTCAGCGAGGAGCCGAGGTGGCGGACCATCTTCACGCGCTGGGCCTCGCCGCCGGAGAGGGTGGCCGACTGGCGGTCCAGGCTGAGGTAGCCGAGGCCGATCTCGACGAGGGAGTCCAGCAGGTCCCGGAGGCTCGCGAGCAGCGGCGCCACCCCGGGGTCGTCGATCCGGCGGACGAAGGCGGCCAGGTCGCTGATCTGCATCGCCGAGCACTCGGCGATGTTCACCCCGTCGATGCGCGAGGAGAGGGCGGCCGCGGACAGGCGGGTGCCGCCGCAGTCGGGGCAGTCGGCGAAGACCACGGCGCGGTCCACGAAGGAGCGGATGTGGGGCTGCATGGACTCGCGGTCCTTGGCCAGGTAGGTGCGCTGGATCTTGGTGATCAGGCCCTCGTAGGTGAAGTTGTTCGGCCCGACCTTCACCTTCACCGGGCCCTTGTGCAGGAAGTCGGCCCACTCCCGCTCGGTGAAGTCCTTCAGCTTCGTGTCGGGGGAGTAGAAGCCGCTGTTCGCCATGACCTGCCAGTACCAGGAGTCGACGGCGAAGCCCGGCACGGTGATGGCGCCCTCCTTGAGGGAGAGTTCGCGGTCCACGAGCTGGTCCACGGCGATGTCGGAGACCTGGCCGATGCCCTCGCAGCGCTGGCACATGCCGTCCGGCGTGTTGAAGCTGAAGGCGGTGGACGTGCCGACGTGGGGGACGCCGAGCCGCGAGAAGATGATCCGCAGCATGGTGTAGGCGTCGGTGGCGGTGCCGACCGTGGAGCGGGAGTTCGCCCCCATGCGCTCCTGGTCGACGACGATGGCGGCGCTCAGGTTGTGCAGCCCGTCCACGTCCGGGCGGCCCAGGCTCGGCATGAAGGACTGGATGAAGGCCGTGTACGTCTCGTTGATCATGCGCTGCGACTCGGCGGCGATGGTGCCGAAGACGAGGGAGGACTTCCCGGAGCCTGAGACACCGGTGAAGACGGTGAGCCGGCGCTTGGGGATGTCCAGGGAGATGTCGGCGAGGTTGTTCTCCCGCGCTCCGCGGACCTGGATGACCTGATGGCTGTCGGCGGCGATGTGCACGGAACTCCTCGCATGGCGTGGCGGTGTCTCGGCTTACTTTATACACTGTACTCTATACGTCGTAGTGTGTTTTTTTCGTCGAGACCGGGAGGGCCGAGATGGCGAGGGACCGCAGTGGTGCGGGGGATCCCGCCCGGACGCTGGAGCTGCTGTGGCGCGGGCCCGGCCACCCGGCGCATCCGGGGCGGCGCGGGCCGCGGCAGGGGCTCAGCGTGGACGCGGTCGTCCACGCCGCGATCACCCTCGCCGACGCGGAGGGACTGGCCGCGCTGACCATGCGGGCGCTGGCCCAGCGCCTCGGGGTGACACCGATGACCCTGTACACGTACGTACCCGGGAAGGCCG is part of the Streptomyces subrutilus genome and encodes:
- a CDS encoding ATP-binding cassette domain-containing protein is translated as MHIAADSHQVIQVRGARENNLADISLDIPKRRLTVFTGVSGSGKSSLVFGTIAAESQRMINETYTAFIQSFMPSLGRPDVDGLHNLSAAIVVDQERMGANSRSTVGTATDAYTMLRIIFSRLGVPHVGTSTAFSFNTPDGMCQRCEGIGQVSDIAVDQLVDRELSLKEGAITVPGFAVDSWYWQVMANSGFYSPDTKLKDFTEREWADFLHKGPVKVKVGPNNFTYEGLITKIQRTYLAKDRESMQPHIRSFVDRAVVFADCPDCGGTRLSAAALSSRIDGVNIAECSAMQISDLAAFVRRIDDPGVAPLLASLRDLLDSLVEIGLGYLSLDRQSATLSGGEAQRVKMVRHLGSSLTDITYVFDEPTTGLHPHDIRRMNDLLLRLRDKGNTVLVVEHKPEVIAIADHVVDLGPGAGTAGGQLCYSGDVAGLRASGTLTGRHLGHRARLRERVRTPRGHLSVKGAGLHNLKDVSVEVPLGVLAVVTGVAGSGKSSLIHGYLAGRDGVVVADQSPIRGSRRSNPATYTGLLNPVRTAFAKANGVKAALFSANSEGACPKCNGLGLVYTDLAMMAGVASVCEECEGRRFTPEVLTYTLRGKNISEVLDMPVAEAHEFFTTGQARTILGRLVDVGLGYLRLGQPLNTLSGGERQRVKLAVNMAEKSSVYILDEPTTGLHMADVDKLLALLDRLVDNGNSVIVIEHHQAVMAHADWLIDIGPGGGHAGGEVVFEGTPAALVADADTLTARHLREYVGS